The following nucleotide sequence is from Synchiropus splendidus isolate RoL2022-P1 chromosome 1, RoL_Sspl_1.0, whole genome shotgun sequence.
tcctcccacctcctctCGTGACCACCACTCTTCACGTCCTTCTGTCGTCAGGGCGACTTGTTCCTCATCTGGTTAGTGGAGCTCTGGCGGCGTGTGAGATTGCTGCCAGGCGTCAGGCGcagaaggaggagcagaaggagtGGTCTCACAAGAATGAGCAACAGCTGCTGGCAATAGGTGCCCCTGTCCCTCTCCACACccccctgctgctcctccctcctcccactGACATAGTCACTACGGGGGAGGAAGTCGACGGCTGTAAAGTCACAGACATGAGCAGGCAGAGCAGAAATGCTCAGAATGTGGAGCACCAATACTCGCCACCTGAACTGTCCCCATGCTGAGCTTATTTCATCGCCGGAACAAGTGATGAAGGGGAACCACAGCTTTATGACCGAGCCCTCGCTTTAAGACTGTGTTTAGACTGTGTGACCAGCTCACACAGTCTAAACACAAGGAGGACAGagaaacaacaagaggattctgCCTCAAAACTGTTCAGGACATTGCACAACGGGTACTTCCTAGAACATCATTCTGTTGGGCAAATGGAAATGTTGCATGTAAGAGAACAAAAGGATCTTTATTATTCGTCGAGCTTTCTACAGAAGTTAGTGCCAAAGATCAAAGAGAATCTCCTATTCCCATGGACCAAGGTAAACTGACACCCGGGGAGACATGGACTCTCATGGCTACTCACTCCACTTGCACTGGGCTGGTCATCTGCCCTACATCGGGCCGGCACTAGTTAGCAACATTAGATAAGAGCATTTTCCCCTGACTGGCTGATTCACAGCAGACTAGTGGCAAGAATCCACCGCAGGTTCTCTGCTGATAATCTGAGTCGTTGGTCTCTCAATGCTCTGTTGCGACTCATCTCTAATACTGCTGGGTAAGTCCAGTTGGGGCAACCCTGGGGCCCTGCCAGTCGAACCTGGCAGGTGGGATCATGTGTGGTTAAAGGCTAGTCGGTGAAGAAAGATGACCGAAACGTGCCCCAACGGGCCTCTGGTGTTAAAGGACACATGGAGTTTTTGGCATCTACTCGGAACAGCTGAAGTGACGGAAGTGAACACTGTCAGATCAGTTAAGGAGAAAAGTCCTGCTGGCTTCAGGATGAGCTCAAGGAAGTTTGATCAGGGAGAGGTGTTGgatcacaaaacacaacagtgttcacacatttcttttatttcctcCTCAGACCAAGTCGCGCTGGCCACATGTCATGTGATCAGAATATTCCCATCAGAAAGTCTGACTGACGTTACACCTCCATCGATATGGAATACAAAAAcattagcaaaacaaaacatggcaataaaagtaattcaatgaaagaaaTGGAACTTTCTTTAACAATTTCCAGTTAGGAGACAGCAATCCAGCctaaattacttcaagcatggCGGCAACACCCTGACAGGATACCAGCATGACaccacactttttttctgacagGACAAGCATTAAATGTCCCAAGGAAACCGGAAAATTGGCAGCTTTGCCcgttttaaaaaatgcttggACGAGACTACTGTTTTGGAGTTTTGGCACACTCAACAGCATCGGATGTTATGTACATGTAGTTAGAACCTTGGTGAGTCTAGCTGACCTCCATGTgttcttttaaataatttaaccaATTTTTCAGGAAACAGCTGTGGGACATGGTGCAGCTGTTTTACCCCGACAGTATACTGAAGTCCCAATAAGTTAAACCTCAAATCACTACAAACTTTTCATTGATTACAAACATTTGACCTCATCCTGTCGGTTTTGGACACCAGGTTATGCTGTAACAGGTCTCCACCCTCCAACCAGCTTCTCTGTAACTGCAGCATGGAATGATTTGTTAGTTGTTATATGTCCAGCCTGTCATGGACCAGGCAGCTGGACAGACCATGGGGCGTTTTCACCAACCCTCTGACTCAAACTGATGAGATCACATGTGACTTAGAAACACTTCAGTGGATCTGTTTCAGCGCTAGATCCTAACTAAGCAAAAGTTCTAGGGAAAATGTTTCTACAGCCTGATATTGAATTTCGCCAGCTGCCTCCACTGAAACCTGAACCACTGCAGAAGCCTGTGTTTCACTTCAGAGAAGACATCGGAagaataagaggaaaaagtgtGAGATTTGCACTGGCACTCGGCCTGTCGACTCCTAGAGTTCCCGCTCTTCTACATCTGTTACACGTTACTTTACCTGCTCACACGTCACCAAATCTTCCCTCCATCAGCTCATTTGTTACATCACTTCTTGCAATTCCTTCTTAGCATATCAGGGCTCTCTCATATCCTCCATCAGGTCCTTCTTCACATCCCTCTCACCTCTTTGTCACATCCTCTACAGTTCAATCTCAAGTCTCTACTCAGTGTCAGTTACCTCTAAGGTTCACTGGAGCGGGTCCTCTGGGTCCAGAATCTCAGACGGGGGGGTGGCGGGGGAGAAGAAAAGGGCTGGcccacatttttgtgtgttaaaGTGGAACTCAGCAGCTTGTGGTTTATGCAACATCTGGAAATGTTCACTTTCCTCTGGAGGGGAGTGCAGTCACATGATCCTTCTGTCGGAGTTTTATTATGCTCAGTCCTTCCTGCAGCACACAGGTACAAAGTCCACTGCCTTAGACCCGGTCCCAGCCCTGGTCTTGGTGCTGGACCTGGACCTTCACTTCTTCAGCAGCTGCCTTCTTTGCTGGTCCCACAGCGCCTCCAGGTGGTCGGCCCTCTTTTCAGCAGCCTGCAATTGAAGGGATTCATCAACAGGACTCCCCAACATGCTTTATCAAGACCTACTTTtctactttttattattattatttttatcaagGTTCTACATCTCACTCACCTCTTGCTGCTTCCGAAGATTGTTGACagcctcttctttttttaagatgGCCGACTTCactctggggaaaaaaaagagacaggAAAAATGATTAAAGGGAATCATATCGCTTCACAAAAACAGAGCGTCTGACTACCAATGTTAACATAATCGACTCATctgaaaataaatttaaatcaaGTATTTCATGTCATGGCGGCTGACAGTTAGTATGATCCGCTCATCTGAAACTTCTCTGCTTCTCTTGGTCTTTCATAAATCTGTGTCCAACTTTTGTTTCGTACATGCATGCTGAGGCACCAAGACACATCGGTGCAGTGGCGTGGCAGAGTGAAGCGCTGACCTTTGGTGGACTTGtgccagctcctcctccttctccctggTGACTCGCTCTACCTCCATCTTTAGTCTCGCTCGCACCTCTGAAACTTCCAGCTTCATCCTGTGGTTCTCTTCTTCAGTCGCCACCAACCGGTCTGCAAACTCCTGTCGGATCACCTCGGCCAGGTTGCTGCGCTCGCTCATGAGCTGGTCCCGGGCCTGAGTGGACCGTTAACAAAACAGATTTAATTTCGGGGAACTCCAGCTTCGAGTTTTCAACAAGTTTCAAAAGTCACCTGAGAGACTTGATCCAGGTCCTGCTCCTTCTGTCTGAGCTGGTTCTGAAGTCGGATGAGTTCTCCCTccgtctgcagctgcagcttcctCAGCTCTTGTAATCGCTCCACGGTCTCCTTCTCAGACAGCTCCATCTCCTTCAGTTCAGCCTCGTATTTCTCTCGCACCCGCTTCACCCTGAGGAGATACTGACGCGTTGGTGAGGATGCTCAGGTGCAGGTCCAGTACACCACTTGCAGTGAAAAGGCATCGCACTTGAAGAACCCAGCAGATGATTGTGGTCACCTTTTGTCAGCAGCTCGCTCACACTCGTCCTTGTCTCGACTTGTCTCTTCCTCCAGTGTCCAGATTGCTAACTCTATTTCTTTGTCTCGCTCTCGCCGCAGCTCCTCTCGTAACTCTCGCTCGCGATTCAGAAGCCAGGTTTCCTGTGCAGAAGTTCACCAAGAGTTTAACAAACCACTACTGCTCTTACTCTTTTTTGTGACGTTTTCATTTTACTTGTGAGATTGATTCATTGGCATTGGCTGAACAAACCTCTTTCTTCTTGTAGTTTTCTTCCCATGTTTGCTTGTGTATCTCCAAACGTTCCTGCAGCGTCTTCATTTCAGCCTGGAGGTCAAACGTGGTCATGTCAGTCTGCTGGTAAATTCACTGGTCCAAATGCAAACTAGGACTCTGCTCATCACCTGGTGTCTcctctccagctcttcccggttCTTGTCCAGCTCCTCTCTCAGAACTCTTCCTGAGACAGAActgctctcctccagctgccgACGCAGCTGTTCCAGCTCAGCACGTTGCCTGAGGCACACGGGAGAGAGCTTGAACTGGCAACCCCAAACAACAATCATAAGACATCATGTTTGAAGCCTCATCCCTTTCACAGTGACCATCGAAACACTCTTGGGAATTGCTAAAGACAACCAGGGTAGAGACCTCAATGTTGCCAGACCTCTATGGGAAGGTTGTGATCTTTGACCTCACCTTCCAGCCAGCTGAGCCAGTCGTTCCTTCTCCTCTGACACTTCCTTGTAGAGgcgcctcctctgctgctggaaggaaagctcctcctcctgaagctgcttCTCAAATCTGTCAATATAAATACTGGTGAGCAACAGAAGCAAAAATGACAAGCATCAAAACACCATAACAGGAGGAAAACATCACAGAGGTGAACATGATTATTGTGATTTTCCGCATatctttaacaaaaaaaaaatcccaaaagaaacataataACTGAAGTTCAATGCTTGTGGAACTGCAGTCACACATTGCAATGGACACTGGCAGAAAATACTGATACTGATGTATCCAACACACAAGCACATAGTCATTTAGAAGGTGTTGACCTCTGCTTGAtcgtgtctctctccctctgcagcagcacttccttctcttcctgcaTCTCTCGTCTCAGGTCCTCACACTGCTGGAGGCAGCGCTGTGCTGCTCGCTCATCGGcctgcagcagctctgactcatgCAGAGTACGAAGgttcttcacttcctgtttgtgcttcaagatcAGCTTCTGGATCTCTGGCTCCAGACCTGAGAGAAGGAATGGAAAAAGGTTTAGGGAAACTAGGTTTAGCAAATCCTTGTTTGAAAAGACAGTTCTGCTGAACTTGGGATGTCCAGCACCTTTGACTGTGATCTCCTTGATCTTTTTAGTCTTCTCATCAATCCACTTTTCTCTGCGGATCTTCTCGCTGGCACTCATGAGGTCTTTCAGCTTCTTGATCTCCTGTTGAGAGAACCAAAAGGTCAGACTATTTCTTGACATGACTGAAACCTCCAACACTCTCCATGTCTGCAAGAGAAAAAAGGGGGATAGGCAGATAAAAAGACGGCTGGATTGACAGGTGCGTGGATGAACAGGTCGATGTTTGATGGATGAAACAAAAAGGGAGggacaattcaattcaaattcaagGACAATGGAGATTGTAGCAGTACTGTagctggtgctggtgacctctgaccctgttTAGCAAATCGAAATGTTAAtgtaaactgaatgaatgagtgacatGTTGTCTGACACACCTGAAAGGTAGagacacagaggaaaaaaaaggccagATGGGGACAGTGAGAAGCAGAGGAAGGGTTACCTCACAGAGTGGTCCCAAAATTTGCCAGACCTGAAGCCGGACAGAGCCGGAgacaggagagaaggaggagcagaCAATTAGAACAGAGGGGCAGATGGTAAACAGAAGGGTCTGGAGGATCCTCACCATGTCATGCTGCTCCTGCATGTGGGAGATCTTCTTGGTGTACTTTTGGTCCACCTGCTTAAGCTCCGCCATCACAGCCTCACAGCGCTCACTCAGCACTTTCTTATCACTGATCAGCTGTGAACAGACGCCGTCATGTGAGATTCTTCATGATAAGGACCTTTGAGGCCACAAGACTTACCTGGTCGATGAAGGACAGGTGTCTCTGGATGGTGGACTCGTACTGTTTTTTCTGGACGAGAAAGCTTCTGTTCAGTTCTTTCTCCGTCTCCTTCACATGTCGACTCGTTAGCTCCCTCTGTTGAGCCTGAGTGGTAGCGACAAGACCAgatcagtgcagcagcagcagcagcagcagcaatgagagcagaggtgagctCAAAGTTTGTGTGAGCCTGTCAGCCTTGTCCCAGCAGGCCAGTCAGAAAAATATCAGTGTCTACAGTTAGGTGGAGGGGGACAGATTTTAACCAGCTTCAGAACAGCCTGAAATCTTGTCGACAACATTCGGACATCAATTTGCTGCACACGAGCGTCACAAACTGCTAATGCAGTTCATGAAAGCAAATATATTTTATGGACTACGCTCCAGTTAGTCTTTATGTTTGAGCGTTTGTATGCGCATATGTGTGTGTTAGAGTGGCGTGGCCTCACCAGTGCCCCCTGCAGCATGTTAACTGCACGTTTCTTTTCCTCCAGTTCTAATTTGATTCTTGTCATGGAGCTGCTGAGCTCGGCAGCAGTGGCAGAAGCAAGTTCTGGGCAGACCAGGTCTTCCTCAGACATGACCCCCTAAAAACACACAGGCAACACTGTCAATAATATTTGTCAGAGCAAGGTGATGttagaaacaaacaagaaaggCTGCATGAGGAAACAACCTCACAGCCATTCCGTTCCCCTTGTAGATATCTTTtagatcagtggagcaggaaactGTTCATTAAACAAGGTTAAAAATCCCTTTCATAAATTTGGTGTgtcagacagatagacagcatGGTCAACTGGTTGgataaaaaaacccaaacagtcAAACTTGCATAAGTTTTTCActtaatttattaaaaatgcaatCAAATTTAAAACAGATTTCACTTGAAGGATGCTCTGACCTCTCGTTGCGACCCTGAGGTGACCGAGCGTGGTCGCTCCTGCTCCGACTTCTCCATCTCATCCAGGAAActcatgatgctttgcagcttTGCCTCTGAGAGCAGAGCGCCACCATCAGACAGAACCAGTGCGCGACTGAGCTGACCATGGCGTTCGAGGTTATCAGTGGTCAGGGAGTTGGACTCTCCATCCTTTGGTGAAATAGATGGAACATCAGAGACCGTCTCAGTCGCAGCAGGAGATGATACACCTACCTGGTCAATCCAAGAGTACTTATCCTCTTGAGGACTTTTCTTTGACTCCACCGGGTGCTGGGGTACCTCCTCCAGCAGTTTCAAGGTCTCCAGCAGATCGTGAAGAGTCGTTTTTGGCGACTCAACTTGTGGCTTCTCTTCCACACCAGCAGATCTCTGAAGCAAAACAGTCAGACACTGAGAGAAGTGTCGCCAGATGGGACATTCAATTGTGTCTGGGTGTGTACCTGGGAACACTGGGAGCCTCTGTGATTGGACAGTGCAGGGGAAACAGCTCTGAAGTCCAAGAGTTCACTCACCTCACCTTTTGCTCGAGAGTCTGGCAAAAACACACCTGGGTTAAGATTGTCTATTATTGTCTTAAACACTGCTTATCGAACAGCcgtcatcatcatgatcatggtGGTCAATTGACGAACCATTGTTTTTGCCTTTCATTTCAGCCGACGACATCATGCTATTGTTGCTCGGGGATGCAGGACCTTGGCTGATCGGAGAGAACCGTGGCGTTCTGAGGTGAACCAGTGAACTGTGCCTCAGGTTCTCCACCTCCGTCTCTGACGCCCCAAGTTGGACtctttgctgctgcagctcctgcatgCCACAAGTGGAGGGAGACTTGGATAAGATTACTACACTTAAAATGAAAGATCAATACAGTCAtataattagatttttttttccaaccaccGTCCAATTTTCTGAAAAACAGTGACATCAGTTCAGTGCAAAAGTATACCACTACTGTACTGTCATCTTTCAACACACAATCTACTTAGCATATGGTTCATGACAAGTGACCATGAACACTGCGCAGCTAGCTTTGAGCGATTCGGCAATACATTTACAGTATCTTAACATCCCATGGCCTTAAATGTGTACACTACTTTTTTGATGTATTTGGAAATAAGCAGTTTTGATACTTCCACTTCAGATTTCCTTAAAGCTTCTCACACAAAATCCGTCTCATAATTTAAGACATTATGAGAGACCAAATCgttgaaaaatatgaattttgaCTGTGGATATAACAAATTCCGCTACAGTCTTACCTGGGACGCAGTGAGTGGGGAAAGACGTGTTTTTTCTTTCCGCGTCAGTATTCCGTCTGATTCCTGATGTGGGCACCCACTAAAATCTTCTGCATTGTCAGTCGGCTCCttcaaaaagataaaaaaaaaggttgctaAACTGAAGTACAGCTGATCGATTTGCACCTTTGTGGGTGGGTATTTACCCGAGAACCCTGAGAGCCAAGGTGATTTGATAGTGCAGGCGATACGGCTCTGAACCCCAAGAGCTCACTAGACACAACATTCAGCTGGAAATCTAAAGAAAATGAATTCCAGTCAAACAAACATTCAGGTTTAGTTGATCATTTACTTTAAGCATTAAAAGAACACATTTCTGTCTACATACAATTTTCACTGTGTAATGTGTTTTACGTTGATTTCTATTCATGTAAAATGctacattttttaatgaattgaAATCAACTGGTGAAGTGAATAGAGACATGACTGAGTAGACTTCAGTGCTTTCACACCAGACTAAAAGTACAAATATAATGAATACTGGCCAGGAAGCCACTTTTACTTCTTTGCATGACAACTATTCAATCTATCGGAACAACACTGACCTGTGTTCTTAGCTTTGTGGTCTGGGGACACAGGACTGTTGTTAGCAGAAAACAGCGGACTTCTAATGGTGGGCGAGACCCTGGGAGGCTTTCTAGTGCTGGAGAAAGCCAGAGGACTCTGATTTCCCAGCTCCAACTCGGCTGACTGGTCCAGGACAGACCggttctgctgcagctcctgtcACAACAATAGGGGGAGACAGAGTCACTGAGATTGAGACCTTAGTTACCAATTCGACCAGAATGCACCTTCAACGtggaatttaaaacaaaatgcatattctgctgCTTCATAACAACGTTGTTTCACCTGAATGGCCGAAAGGCGGGCCAGACGAGCCTTCTCCTCACGGATCTGCTTCCTGTCGTCATCCTTCTTTTTCTGATGCAGCAGCGGCTCAAGAGGGGCGGCGCTTTGTGCCTGCTGCTCCCAGTCCTGCAGGGATGTCCTCCATTAATACAACAGAATCACGGATTTTCTCTAATGCCAAGCTCAGCAGATTCTGTAGGCATTACCTGTCTGGTAGTGGCAATGCTGCGTCTCAGTCGCTTCTGAGTTTGATGTCGGTACCAACACTGGATGGTGACTGCGGCCCTGTTCACTTGCTGAATATACCTATggagagaagattcagaactaAGAATTGCATTGTTCTGTTAACATCGTCGCCTTCTTCATCTGCACAGACTCCTaacctctctgcctcctcttcagaGACCTCTCGTCTCTGTGGGAGGACTGGGCTGCTGGCCTGGGCCGAAACGGAACTCCTATTGttggaagaagaggagaagttCTTCTGGTACTTGGTGAGCGAGCCATGGTCCAATGAGACATCATCGTTAGCCGATGCCTTCAGGAGATTACTGCAGCAAAAAAGAGTGTTGTTTATTGAGCTATTCATCCAACCACTGAACCGATGCAACAGTAAAAGATATCTTAGTCACAGGCATTTAGAAGTTGGCTTCCACGTTTTAGATTTCGTGAAGCCATGAACAGCCTGGTgttctgaaatgtgttttagtaCGGCTTATAGGTGTGTACAATGGCTTTGTATATAGCCAGTCTTTCCGTCTTTGTATCTCTGGGCATGAATTTTCAGAATCTCTATGTCACCACTTCTATTCTTCAATTCTGTCAATCTCATAGCTAATGTAAACTGCTCCTGTTAAACAACTGAGAAATTCTTAAACTCAGTCATTGCACCTATAAGATAAGAAAGTCCTTTATGCCAATGGGGAAACTCTAGTAAATAATATAGATAATACCAACAACAGCATTGTTTGTTGACTAGAACTCACTTGAAAGTGGGCTTCTGGTTGGAACTTTTAGGTGTCAGAGGCTTTTCAGAGTAGTTATTGTGGAGGATGGTGGTGACCGAGTTCCCCACTGCTCCTTTGTTGCTCCTGGACAGGAAAGAACCAGAACAAGGCACAGATTGGTGTTAACACTTTACCCAACTTTGGTTACTGACCAAATTTCCACTTTGCAACCAGTCTTATGCAAATTTAGCCAATGCAACTTGCCACAGTAAATAGAGTCTGAAGAAGCACGAGATGAGCAGGTGCGAGGGTGCAGGGCTAACTCACCTGTTGTTAGCAGTGAAGCTAGCAGCCAGAGAGATTCCCACCTCTCGTCTCTTCTGGCTGGTTGGAGAGTCCACACTGCTGTGAGAACTGCTGTGTGGGTGAAGCACCTGTGGCTGATCATCCTAACAGATGGGACTCGTTCAGAACACATTTCAATAACATTTGCAGGCTGGTCCTAAAATACCAAGATGTTCCAGGTGGTTCTGTCGTGCGATGTTTTGCTGAGTCTTGAGACGTCAGGGCTGTGGTCTAACACAGTCAGGTAGTCTCCATTCTGGTCCAGACTGAAACACAATTTCATCTCTTTAATGCAGACCAGAGGATTCAAAGCAACAACAGGTAGAACAATGACAATGTAGCACTGAACAGCACTGCTCTTCACTAGAGTTTAATGTTGAGCTTTAGAGTTGAGAAAATAAACTGCCATCTGAACAGTGGAAGAATTTGCGATGGGCAAACCCACACACTACATTAACTGCAGACCAGCTGACCAGATTTTAAGAACATCTGCCTTGCCtcactgtgacctctgaccttcatgGATATCTGTGTCTGTGCAGGCGTGTGTTCGGACAAAAGCAATCTGACACTATTCAAGCAGCACATTCCTCTGCTTGTTCACATGAGTAACGGAGTGTGTGGGGGAGTGGTCTGCTGACAGAAGTGTGGGCATCTGGGGGTTAGgactttttaaatttaaaagtcGGGGCTATTGTGTGAGCGGGTGTGTAACATGACCTCAGCTCCAGCCTCCCCCTCCAACTTGGGAACAAAGACTACCCTGCACCCAGCAGGAGCACGGCAGCTATTGTCCACAGATGCAACAGGACCAACAGCTGCTGATCATTCAGTGAGTCCGCACACATTCATGGGGATTCTATCCAGTCTGAGCGCTCATCTTAGTCTGTCTGCGTTCAACACACAACAGGCTGCTTACATGAGACTGAATGCGCACTATGAACCATAATGGGTTTTGTGTTTACCTCGAGGCAACATtggttggctggttcacctggGTGGTGCTGTTAGACCGTCTCAGGTTCTTTATGGAGCGAGATCCACTGAAACTGCTGTCGCTCTGTCGAGACAAAATTTGACAGCAAGTCGTCAAGCCACTCATCCTTTATGTATTCAACAACACACAAATATAACACATTATAGGCATACCTTCAGTcagagtgaaaatgaatatttaagTGGGATTTATTTACATTACTCACTAAAATGATAACCGTGACTTATATTGGGTTATAACGTGTATTTCTCACACTTAAATTGATTTGAACCAAACACACCTGTTGTCCACTGTGTAAGTCAATACTTCTAAATCATAATAAAGGAAGAGGAGATTCACCAGTGTATTGCGTTTCCCTCGTCCGTCGGTGGCCACAGACACGGACCGGGAGAAATACTTTCCAGGCGAGGCACTGCTCGGACGTTTGGACATAGCGAGCGAAGTTCCAGTCAAAC
It contains:
- the cep131 gene encoding centrosomal protein of 131 kDa isoform X2, with product MMHATRSPSSIPSAPPGGVLDLSLTGTSLAMSKRPSSASPGKYFSRSVSVATDGRGKRNTLSDSSFSGSRSIKNLRRSNSTTQVNQPTNVASSLDQNGDYLTVLDHSPDVSRLSKTSHDRTTWNILDDQPQVLHPHSSSHSSVDSPTSQKRREVGISLAASFTANNRSNKGAVGNSVTTILHNNYSEKPLTPKSSNQKPTFNNLLKASANDDVSLDHGSLTKYQKNFSSSSNNRSSVSAQASSPVLPQRREVSEEEAERYIQQVNRAAVTIQCWYRHQTQKRLRRSIATTRQDWEQQAQSAAPLEPLLHQKKKDDDRKQIREEKARLARLSAIQELQQNRSVLDQSAELELGNQSPLAFSSTRKPPRVSPTIRSPLFSANNSPVSPDHKAKNTDFQLNVVSSELLGFRAVSPALSNHLGSQGSREPTDNAEDFSGCPHQESDGILTRKEKTRLSPLTASQELQQQRVQLGASETEVENLRHSSLVHLRTPRFSPISQGPASPSNNSMMSSAEMKGKNNDSRAKGEVSELLDFRAVSPALSNHRGSQCSQRSAGVEEKPQVESPKTTLHDLLETLKLLEEVPQHPVESKKSPQEDKYSWIDQDGESNSLTTDNLERHGQLSRALVLSDGGALLSEAKLQSIMSFLDEMEKSEQERPRSVTSGSQREGVMSEEDLVCPELASATAAELSSSMTRIKLELEEKKRAVNMLQGALAQQRELTSRHVKETEKELNRSFLVQKKQYESTIQRHLSFIDQLISDKKVLSERCEAVMAELKQVDQKYTKKISHMQEQHDMVWQILGPLCEEIKKLKDLMSASEKIRREKWIDEKTKKIKEITVKGLEPEIQKLILKHKQEVKNLRTLHESELLQADERAAQRCLQQCEDLRREMQEEKEVLLQRERDTIKQRFEKQLQEEELSFQQQRRRLYKEVSEEKERLAQLAGRQRAELEQLRRQLEESSSVSGRVLREELDKNREELERRHQAEMKTLQERLEIHKQTWEENYKKKEETWLLNRERELREELRRERDKEIELAIWTLEEETSRDKDECERAADKRVKRVREKYEAELKEMELSEKETVERLQELRKLQLQTEGELIRLQNQLRQKEQDLDQVSQARDQLMSERSNLAEVIRQEFADRLVATEEENHRMKLEVSEVRARLKMEVERVTREKEEELAQVHQRVKSAILKKEEAVNNLRKQQEAAEKRADHLEALWDQQRRQLLKK
- the cep131 gene encoding centrosomal protein of 131 kDa isoform X1; amino-acid sequence: MMHATRSPSSIPSAPPGGVLDLSLTGTSLAMSKRPSSASPGKYFSRSVSVATDGRGKRNTLSDSSFSGSRSIKNLRRSNSTTQVNQPTNVASSLDQNGDYLTVLDHSPDVSRLSKTSHDRTTWNILDDQPQVLHPHSSSHSSVDSPTSQKRREVGISLAASFTANNRSNKGAVGNSVTTILHNNYSEKPLTPKSSNQKPTFNNLLKASANDDVSLDHGSLTKYQKNFSSSSNNRSSVSAQASSPVLPQRREVSEEEAERYIQQVNRAAVTIQCWYRHQTQKRLRRSIATTRQDWEQQAQSAAPLEPLLHQKKKDDDRKQIREEKARLARLSAIQELQQNRSVLDQSAELELGNQSPLAFSSTRKPPRVSPTIRSPLFSANNSPVSPDHKAKNTDFQLNVVSSELLGFRAVSPALSNHLGSQGSREPTDNAEDFSGCPHQESDGILTRKEKTRLSPLTASQELQQQRVQLGASETEVENLRHSSLVHLRTPRFSPISQGPASPSNNSMMSSAEMKGKNNDSRAKGEVSELLDFRAVSPALSNHRGSQCSQRSAGVEEKPQVESPKTTLHDLLETLKLLEEVPQHPVESKKSPQEDKYSWIDQDGESNSLTTDNLERHGQLSRALVLSDGGALLSEAKLQSIMSFLDEMEKSEQERPRSVTSGSQREGVMSEEDLVCPELASATAAELSSSMTRIKLELEEKKRAVNMLQGALAQQRELTSRHVKETEKELNRSFLVQKKQYESTIQRHLSFIDQLISDKKVLSERCEAVMAELKQVDQKYTKKISHMQEQHDMVRILQTLLFTICPSVLIVCSSFSPVSGSVRLQVWQILGPLCEEIKKLKDLMSASEKIRREKWIDEKTKKIKEITVKGLEPEIQKLILKHKQEVKNLRTLHESELLQADERAAQRCLQQCEDLRREMQEEKEVLLQRERDTIKQRFEKQLQEEELSFQQQRRRLYKEVSEEKERLAQLAGRQRAELEQLRRQLEESSSVSGRVLREELDKNREELERRHQAEMKTLQERLEIHKQTWEENYKKKEETWLLNRERELREELRRERDKEIELAIWTLEEETSRDKDECERAADKRVKRVREKYEAELKEMELSEKETVERLQELRKLQLQTEGELIRLQNQLRQKEQDLDQVSQARDQLMSERSNLAEVIRQEFADRLVATEEENHRMKLEVSEVRARLKMEVERVTREKEEELAQVHQRVKSAILKKEEAVNNLRKQQEAAEKRADHLEALWDQQRRQLLKK
- the cep131 gene encoding centrosomal protein of 131 kDa isoform X3 — protein: MMHATRSPSSIPSAPPGGVLDLSLTGTSLAMSKRPSSASPGKYFSRSVSVATDGRGKRNTLSDSSFSGSRSIKNLRRSNSTTQVNQPTNVASSLDQNGDYLTVLDHSPDVSRLSKTSHDRTTWNILDDQPQVLHPHSSSHSSVDSPTSQKRREVGISLAASFTANNRSNKGAVGNSVTTILHNNYSEKPLTPKSSNQKPTFNNLLKASANDDVSLDHGSLTKYQKNFSSSSNNRSSVSAQASSPVLPQRREVSEEEAERYIQQVNRAAVTIQCWYRHQTQKRLRRSIATTRQDWEQQAQSAAPLEPLLHQKKKDDDRKQIREEKARLARLSAIQELQQNRSVLDQSAELELGNQSPLAFSSTRKPPRVSPTIRSPLFSANNSPVSPDHKAKNTDFQLNVVSSELLGFRAVSPALSNHLGSQGSREPTDNAEDFSGCPHQESDGILTRKEKTRLSPLTASQELQQQRVQLGASETEVENLRHSSLVHLRTPRFSPISQGPASPSNNSMMSSAEMKGKNNDSRAKGEVSELLDFRAVSPALSNHRGSQCSQRSAGVEEKPQVESPKTTLHDLLETLKLLEEVPQHPVESKKSPQEDKYSWIDQDGESNSLTTDNLERHGQLSRALVLSDGGALLSEAKLQSIMSFLDEMEKSEQERPRSVTSGSQREGVMSEEDLVCPELASATAAELSSSMTRIKLELEEKKRAVNMLQGALAQQRELTSRHVKETEKELNRSFLVQKKQYESTIQRHLSFIDQLISDKKVLSERCEAVMAELKQVDQKYTKKISHMQEQHDMEIKKLKDLMSASEKIRREKWIDEKTKKIKEITVKGLEPEIQKLILKHKQEVKNLRTLHESELLQADERAAQRCLQQCEDLRREMQEEKEVLLQRERDTIKQRFEKQLQEEELSFQQQRRRLYKEVSEEKERLAQLAGRQRAELEQLRRQLEESSSVSGRVLREELDKNREELERRHQAEMKTLQERLEIHKQTWEENYKKKEETWLLNRERELREELRRERDKEIELAIWTLEEETSRDKDECERAADKRVKRVREKYEAELKEMELSEKETVERLQELRKLQLQTEGELIRLQNQLRQKEQDLDQVSQARDQLMSERSNLAEVIRQEFADRLVATEEENHRMKLEVSEVRARLKMEVERVTREKEEELAQVHQRVKSAILKKEEAVNNLRKQQEAAEKRADHLEALWDQQRRQLLKK